One window from the genome of Tachysurus vachellii isolate PV-2020 chromosome 5, HZAU_Pvac_v1, whole genome shotgun sequence encodes:
- the cfap418 gene encoding cilia- and flagella-associated protein 418 isoform X1 — MAESLDDLLDEVEAKFCREISMSLRPSCTLKAEQESHRQQRNNDSVHSVSKPHDVEGVENNIEAVVQEILGDEYPASTPHRPVLSKSFSQTALKNRCCPVYLGGSSIAGGVGTSVTQRACDQLRCTSCDFHVVMFDDQEWDSSCDYLFFRNNMPDCNKLRVKLKRKQGARAYACQCSWHCAITLSELQHIPKLKWVCGQHTAC, encoded by the exons ATGGCGGAGAGTTTGGACGATTTATTAGACGAGGTTGAAGCAAAGTTTTGTCGAGAGATTTCAATGTCGCTTCGACCTTCATGCACTTTAAAAGCCGAGCAAGAGAGCCACAGACAGCAAAGAAATAATGACTCTGTGCACAG TGTTTCAAAGCCACATGATGTTGAAGGAGTGGAAAATAACATTGAGGCTGTGGTTCAGGAAATATTAGGTGATGAATATCCAGCCTCCACTCCACAT AGACCTGTTTTATCCAAGTCTTTTTCtcaaacagctttaaaaaa CAGGTGTTGCCCTGTGTATTTGGGTGGAAGTTCTATAGCAGGTGGTGTAGGAACAAGTGTTACGCAGAG AGCTTGTGACCAGTTAAGATGCACATCTTGTGACTTTCATGTTGTCATGTTTGATGATCAGGAGTGGGACTCTTCCTGTGACTATCTGTTTTTCAG AAATAACATGCCGGACTGTAACAAGTTGCGAGTGAAGCTAAAGAGGAAGCAAGGCGCTCGGGCATATGCCTGCCAGTGTAGCTGGCACTGTGCCATCACTCTGTCCGAACTCCAACACATACCTAAGCTAAAGTGGGTTTGTGGCCAACACACAGCTTGCTGA
- the cfap418 gene encoding cilia- and flagella-associated protein 418 isoform X2 — protein MAESLDDLLDEVEAKFCREISMSLRPSCTLKAEQESHRQQRNNDSVHSVSKPHDVEGVENNIEAVVQEILGDEYPASTPHRPVLSKSFSQTALKKCCPVYLGGSSIAGGVGTSVTQRACDQLRCTSCDFHVVMFDDQEWDSSCDYLFFRNNMPDCNKLRVKLKRKQGARAYACQCSWHCAITLSELQHIPKLKWVCGQHTAC, from the exons ATGGCGGAGAGTTTGGACGATTTATTAGACGAGGTTGAAGCAAAGTTTTGTCGAGAGATTTCAATGTCGCTTCGACCTTCATGCACTTTAAAAGCCGAGCAAGAGAGCCACAGACAGCAAAGAAATAATGACTCTGTGCACAG TGTTTCAAAGCCACATGATGTTGAAGGAGTGGAAAATAACATTGAGGCTGTGGTTCAGGAAATATTAGGTGATGAATATCCAGCCTCCACTCCACAT AGACCTGTTTTATCCAAGTCTTTTTCtcaaacagctttaaaaaa GTGTTGCCCTGTGTATTTGGGTGGAAGTTCTATAGCAGGTGGTGTAGGAACAAGTGTTACGCAGAG AGCTTGTGACCAGTTAAGATGCACATCTTGTGACTTTCATGTTGTCATGTTTGATGATCAGGAGTGGGACTCTTCCTGTGACTATCTGTTTTTCAG AAATAACATGCCGGACTGTAACAAGTTGCGAGTGAAGCTAAAGAGGAAGCAAGGCGCTCGGGCATATGCCTGCCAGTGTAGCTGGCACTGTGCCATCACTCTGTCCGAACTCCAACACATACCTAAGCTAAAGTGGGTTTGTGGCCAACACACAGCTTGCTGA